The Gemmatimonadota bacterium nucleotide sequence CGATCTTTCGCGTCCGCCTCGGGCCCTTCCGCAGCCGCGACGAGGCGCGCCGCGTGGCCGAGGACCTCGCCGCCGGAGGCTACACGGTGTTCATGGTCGAGGAGTGAGCGGGAGTTGTCGCGAGGCATCCTCGGTGGGGGGGCCTCCGACTGCCACCTCAGCATCCCTCCATCGAACGGATATCCTTCCCCGAAAGCGCTTGCCGTCCCCCTCTCTGCCAATATGAGTGAGACAGTGACCCCCTGGAAGTTTAGAGTCGAGGGCGAGGCAGGATTGGAGAGCGATGAGCGCACTGGAGCAGGCTCTGGGTGGGCCGGCGATCGAGGTCGTGGCGAAGGCGACCCGACGGCGGTTCACGGTGGAGTACAAGCGGAAGATCGTCCGAGAGGCCGACGCGTGCAAGACGTCGGGCGCGGTCGGGGCGTTGTTGCGACGAGAGGGGTTGTACTCCTCGCACCTCACGACGTAGCGTGCGGCGCGGGCGCGCGGAGAACTGGCCGGGGCGCCGAAGAAGCGGGGGCCGGCGCGGCGGGTCGCCGATCCGCGCGACAAGAAGCTCGCCGAGCAGGAGCGGGAGATCAGCCGGTGGACGAAGCGCGCCGAACGGGCTGAGGCGCTGGTCGAACTGCAAAAACACGTGGCGGCGTTGCTGGGAACGCCGCTGGCCACCGAGACCTCATGATGGCGACGGTCACCCAGATCGGGCCGCGGCTGGGCATCGCCCCCACCTGCGCCGCGCTCGGGCTGCCGCGCGCGACCTCCTATCGACGGCGGCGGCCCCAGAGTGCCCCGCCGCCGCGGCGCCCCTCGCCCCGCGCGCTCAGCCCGGGCGAGCGCGGCGTGGTCCTCGCCCTGCTGCATGAGCCCCGCTTCGTGGATCACGCCCCGGCGGAGGTCTATGCCACGCTGCTCGACGCCGGGCAGTCCGGCTGTTCCGAACGCACGATGTATCGCCTCTTGGCCGAGCACGCGGAGGTGCGGGAGCGGCGCGCCCAACTCCGCCATCCCGTCTATGCCGCCCCGGAGCTGCTGGCCCGCCGCCCCAACGAGCTGTGGAGTTGGGACATCACCAAGCTGCCCGGGCCGGCGAAGTGGACCTACTTCTACCTCTACGTCATGCTCGACGTCTTCAGCCGCTACGTCGTGGGCTGGATGGTGGCCCATCGCGAAAGCGCCACGTTGGCCGAGCGGTTCATCCAGGACACCTGCGGCCGGCAGGGCATCGACCGTGGGCAGCTCACGATCCACGCCGATCGCGGCTCGGCCATGACGTC carries:
- a CDS encoding transposase family protein translates to MMATVTQIGPRLGIAPTCAALGLPRATSYRRRRPQSAPPPRRPSPRALSPGERGVVLALLHEPRFVDHAPAEVYATLLDAGQSGCSERTMYRLLAEHAEVRERRAQLRHPVYAAPELLARRPNELWSWDITKLPGPAKWTYFYLYVMLDVFSRYVVGWMVAHRESATLAERFIQDTCGRQGIDRGQLTIHADRGSAMTSKPVALLLADLGVTKTHSRPHVSTDNPFSEAQFKTLKYRPAFPNRFGSVQDARAHAQDYYAR